A genomic segment from Phalacrocorax aristotelis chromosome 16, bGulAri2.1, whole genome shotgun sequence encodes:
- the RNF222 gene encoding RING finger protein 222, with amino-acid sequence MSETSSSKEGPLAECPVCYEKFHPLEATRRKLSCGHTFCHDCLVKCLLSAKLDGQVQSSIICPVCRYVTFLIKKKTLWPPKASTNARTLEMPLSPSSLSHLTKMEASNTLLVPSHFVMPVQSFDRSCNAGNSPMDLPGVPGELAREAHIFVISDHGMPLVDADCGSLGRRSRAETQSSVSSSSALGVKCCQSPIALAVLLILTVAMLAAVLPWLLLVKRDS; translated from the coding sequence ATGTCTGAGACCTCATCCAGCAAGGAGGGTCCCCTGGCCGAGTGCCCCGTGTGCTACGAGAAGTTTCACCCGCTGGAGGCCACGCGCCGCAAGCTCAGCTGCGGGCACACCTTCTGCCACGACTGCCTGGTGAAGTGCTTGCTCTCCGCCAAGCTCGACGGCCAGGTTCAGAGCAGCATCATCTGCCCCGTCTGCCGCTACGTGACTTTCCTCATCAAGAAGAAGACTCTATGGCCGCCCAAGGCAAGCACCAACGCTCGGACACTGGAGATGCCTCTGTCACCTTCCTCCTTGTCCCATCTCACCAAAATGGAGGCCAGCAACACCTTGCTGGTGCCCAGCCATTTTGTGATGCCGGTGCAGAGCTTCGACCGCTCCTGCAATGCTGGGAACAGCCCCATGGACTTGCCGGGCGTCCCAGGAGAGCTGGCACGGGAAGCCCACATCTTTGTCATCAGTGACCACGGGATGCCACTGGTGGATGCAGACTGTGGCTCcctggggaggagaagcagagcGGAAACACAGAGCTCGGTGTCATCCAGCTCGGCCCTGGGGGTGAAATGCTGCCAGTCACCCATCGCCCTTGCCGTCCTCCTCATCTTGACTGTGGCCATGCTGGCGGCTGTGCTCCCTTGGCTGCTGCTGGTAAAGAGGGACTCGTAG